A region of the Leishmania panamensis strain MHOM/PA/94/PSC-1 chromosome 10 sequence genome:
GTGGCTCGGCAACGTTGGGCGGCCGGTCGGTGAAAGTGTATCAGCACAGCTACGAAGGCTACGGTCTGCACGCAGCCACCAAGGCGCTGCTTTTTCATATTCAAGGCAAGCGCCAAGAGAGGCCAGACGGCGGCTCCGCTACCCGCGCCACGACGACGGCACAGACCAGCGGCGATGACAGCACCCCATCCGTCGGGAATTGTGTCCGCAACGTGGGCGCCAATGACAGCAAAGACGAAGAAGACGAAAACATGATCACcgacacagcgccgccgaaaACTCTACCGTGGCTACAGTTGGAtacggaggcggtggacgCATTCCCCTGCTTCGCTGTCGGCTACGAGGACCAGCTCGGGGTGCGGAACACTAAGAGAAACGACGCCGGGGAACCCGCTAGGCACCCTGACTTCCAGGCTTGCGCGAACCTTTTCCGCGACCGGTTGCTGAAACCGGTGGGGCTGACATGCGAGGAAGTCAACTGCGGCGTCGCGGGTGTCTTCCAGCCGCCGCTGGCCAACTTCACCGGTGACATCTACGCGTTTTCATTTCTTTTTGATCTTCTGGCCATGGCGAACAACTCTCTAGCGCCAGTGGGGGCTGCAGTATCGAACGATAAGTTCGAGGTGAAGCTGCCTGACCTGGCTAAGATTGGGGAGCGTCACTGCGCagccttctccctcacccgGATTGCCGAGGCGACCGCAAAGGGCGGCCTCGGTAGTCTGAAGCCAGAGTACGAGTGCATGTATTACTCCTACACGTACGCGCTGCTCCGATATGGGTACGAGGTGCCGGAGGGCCGCGTGCTGCACGTGGCAAAGAAGATCAGCGGCTACGAGACCGCCTGGCCCTTGGGTGCCTCACTCATCTCTGTCACCTAAATCGCCTTGCTACTTTGGAGCAGTGTGTAGGTGTGAAGGGGAGCGGCATCGCTCATGTGCGGTGTTGCTGTGAATCCGGAAGCGATGGCTGAGTTGATGAAAGCCACGagtttttgtgtgtgtgtgtgtgtgtcctctctctctctctacgtgtTCCGTTCATTTTTTGCCTCCTCGCCAGTTGAGAGGTGTTTGGAGtccaccctctcttcgttgTCGCGTATAAAGTGGCTTTCATGTCCCTCTGTGGACGTCGGGTTGTCTGTGCCGGGTTGAGTTTTACGTTTGGCGTTCTTCCTCGCTCGCAATGACCTTCGTATAAAGACATTcacttcttttctcttctttcgaAGGTGTGCGCCAAGAGTGAAAGACTGGAAAGATGTTAGGATGCGCAGAGGCCTGAGTCAAGGCACTCTCCATCGCTTCACTGGTATACTTCGCCAAGCACTCATCTCATCTGCACCCCACTGGGTTCTTTTCATGCCATATCCTCTGGAATCAAGTGATTGTAAGCGTGTGGTTTTCCCCCCGCCGTCACTCCCGTGATTACCCGCTACGACAGCGATTCTTGGGTAACGGAAGAGTGAGAGTACGTAAGCCCTCCTGCTCGTGTGTGATGTTGTCGCGAGCGCGAGTGAAGGTGCGCTAGGTTGGTATGCTCTTCCAGGGAAATGGGCGACTCACCAGCACGGGAGAGTTGGGAATACGTGTTGGGGTACATCACATGTGCTTATTTTCTAAGAATATTCTCGTCTTTCAATTTACTTTTAGTTACCGCTAACGACGTGCGTACAGGTGGGACGTCCTACGCGCATGTACGCATATGTGCTTGCGAATCGCGTCTCGTCTCTCTTGCCGTGTCGTCGTTCAGTGAAGTACCGCAACCCCTTCCACCCGAagtcgtttctctctctgttctcccctcctcctcctctctctctctgttttcaTAATCATTGGCATGGACCACAAAATGaacagcgacacacacacccacacactttGAATGCGTAAAGAGGCGGTGTGGCCTTCACACTGCGAAGAATTTGTGCCTCGTGCGTTGACCGTCGCAGGACTCCTCTGATGTATCTCGTCGtctgcacgcgcgcgctctcctcgacCGCTGTcccgcctccctccaccaGGCAGGTGCGTGGCGGACTGTGCATATGTGTCTGGGGGTGCCATTGGAgtgagaaaggagaaggagccaCTCTTAACCCCCCAACGTCACGTGCTCCTCACAcgctttccctcttgctcttcccctctctctccgtgaCTCatacgcacacccacacacccgtGCATTCGCTatcctcatttttttttttgcgagATACCTCTGTTTTGGGCGTGTTTCCGCgttacgtgtgtgtgtgtgtgtctctcttcatctctctGCAGGGGCATTGCTGCGTATTGCCATTGCACCACGAGacgcctccatctcctccccaGCAGTGCAGGAAACGGCAGGCAGGTCTGCAAGACGCGTGGGGGTGTCTTATTATACGCAGCACTGCTGTGCATCTTTTCTGCCTCTTATTTTCCACGTTGAGCGACGCGCGAGCGAatcacccacccacaccgtTGCACACGACGCAACAGATTGGCCGCGCCCATGGTGTACCCGACTTACCCTTCGTACTCGCCGCTGGTGGAGATGGACACCGCCGAGGTAGAGATGCAGCGGGTACTGGAGGAAGGATCGAATACACTCTACTTTAGCCACCACTTCAACTGTACCGATGTACCGCCCAGTATCGCTGCTCTGcgcgagcagctggaggtTCTCCATGTAGATAACAACTATCGCTTCACGACCATCTCTCCCCGTGTGACAGCATTGTCGAAGCTGCGCTGGCTGAACGCGAGCTACTGTTCACTCCGTTCAGTGGACTCCTCGATCAGCCGCCTGTCAAAGCTGGAGCGGCTGACGCTGAACAACAATATGTTAACGTGGCTGCCACTCGAGATGTGGCAGCTCAAGGCGCTGGAAGAGCTGCACATCGGTAATAACCACCTCCATGTGCTGCCCGGctgcctccttttccttcctcgcctTCGTGTCTTGACACTCGAGAACAACCCTCTCTACACACCGGAGGAGGTTAAGggggccgcggcagcgaccTACGTcccggcgcagcgcagtgtGGACTGCAGTGCGTGCTGCATACACTCCCGCTATTACGAAGTCTTTGTCGCCTTTCACGCTATCGCGAGCCACCGCGATGTTCCGTTCGTGCACTTTGCATGCTCCGACGAGTGtgccgcacacgtgcgcacacgcctgGAGGCGTACGATCGAGACCACCTCAACCGGCAGTGAGTCTCGTGGGGCCCTACGAGAAGCCCAttcactttctcttttccatcCCGCTCTGTGCAGTCGCGCGTGCACTCAGGAGGTGGCGTCATTGACAGCGTGGCGAgtgatgtgtgcgtgcctgaCTTGGTCGATGGCTGCGGCCTCGATGTCTGCCTCCCTCGCGTTTCTgcactcttctctcaccttcTTACGCGCTTTGGGGCCCTTCTGTTCTCTCCCCGACCCCCTCCCATCCTGCTTTATTTGCCTTGTCCTCTCATTTGCGCCTGCACGTATCTCCcggctcccccctcccccctcccctcgcgcGCGGGGgcacatacacccacgcacacacacactccccaATCCGGCCGCCATGTTCTCTTgtgcgctttcttctctgcttctctctcatgTGCGCCGCCTtcccgccttctccgccttgctcgtgtgtgtgtgtgtgtgtgtgtgtgtgtgcaggtgttGCTCTTTGCTCCCCATTCTTCTTCATTTCGCCCTCTGCGGGGAGGTGCAGACACGTCGCTCGGatcgcccctccctcccctcctctcctctcccctcctctcctcacagTCGACGTGAACGGAAGAGGTCACGCTGACAGAAAGGCAGGCggacacacagaggcgctTTTCtcgaggaagggggaggccgTCTCGTCGAAGCAAAATACGTCTACCTCGTGAGACATCAGACAAGATGCAAAGGAGATGCGAGACGGTTTGATAGGCACTGGCGACCACAGTAGGGCTGGGTGAAGGGACACTatcgcacacgcaggcagggagagagggggaagggagggggaacgtACGATACTCGGAGTGAATCAGATCCATGTAAAGCATCGCCAGGTGCGACACCTCAACAATCTCTTTACGAgtcttttttcccccttttatCTCTGTTGTTTTTTCATGTTACCTTTTTGGTCGACTCGCCACTTCAGGTGACACGACCGCCGCATTTCTGTGCAGTGGCCAccgtggagcagctgcagcactgcccaTGCAATCGTTCTCCCtacacccccctccacacacatacacgttGCGGTACACGCATGTAATGCGAAAGCAATCGTATAAAGTGGAACAACGAAACACGCACGAAGAGCACGAGATCTACACAGCCACGCTCATGCGACCCAACCTGCAGTTGTTCTGccggcacgcagcagcgactcgagatcccgtccctctctctgattAGGAAGTCTAGGGCGCGGTTGCGGTGCTGTCATGCGTATAAGGTTCGTGAGGAGCCAGGACGGTAGCCACAGTATTGGTTGTCGCACACCACGGCACTTCACCGCCGCCTACGCTTGGGCAGATGTAGCGAATTTTATTTCCTTTCCCGCACCGCGGctcactctctttcctcgCTACTGACCTCGCTTGGGCCTCTGGCTGTCTTTCTCGTTTCCTCTTGCTGAGCTCCTGTGTGTGCATGGCTTCCTTGCCCTCCATGAAGGGGATTCggtccccctcttcctcactctcGGCGGGATGATGCGCGATGAGATGCGCAtgcgcgcctctctttcgccgtgtgctccctctccctccccataGCCTCTACGCTCACTCCctgccacacacccctctcctcactcgtCGCCTTTCCTCGTCCGTGTGTCACCCGAGAAGGTCGCGGTAACGAAACGCCACTGTTTTCTCTGTCGCCCTCTTCATCCCTGTCACCCACATGAGCGCCCATCTCACGGAGAAGGACCTCTTCAGCGCCCTCCGCGAGTACGTCTCGAGGCTTGAGGTGCAGTACAtgatcgaggaggaggtgaagaagttCCAGGAGAAGGTGCTTCCGCGGCTCCTGTCCGAGGCCttcgcggcggcgtctcATGGGGCAACGGCAGACCAAATGGCCTCCTCGCCGGGGCCGTCCACGacgccggcgccgtcgcaCGTAACCGCCACCCCGAACATCGAATGGGTTCAGACATTCCTCAAAGCGCATGCAGATGACGCACTCAGCCGCCGGCTGCCCTCGATGATTTCTCATGAGgtacagcggcagctgcgcagcgcaagTGGGGGTGCACAGACGGAGTCCAGTGCTCAGGCTTCATCTTCGTCGTCAAGGTCCCCGCCGCGCGGAGAGGCGGTAGtagcgacagcggctgcgcAACCACGTGTAGGCTtgccaccgcttccgccttctcctccgcgtcCATCTCTGACACTGCCGCCTGAAATAACTATCGTATCCGCTGAGACGAGCTCAGCCAAGCATCAAGGGGACGGCAACAGAAACTTTACCTCGCTGGCTTCTACTGCCCATGACGAGGGTCGCcggcagcgcgagcaggTGCTCAGCGCCATCTCGGATATTGAGCATCAGCTGAAAGACGTGCAGCGGGACATCAACGAGGTggtgcaccagcagcggctgtcCCGGTGCCGGCTCGAGTACCTCTGCGAAGTACTCCAGGGGACGGACTTATTCCCAGCTGCAGAAACCCGGCCATCTTCGCTGTGCGTGGCGCTGAAGCAGGCGCTGGATGATCGGCAGGCGGATGCCGTGCGAGCGCGTCTTGCAGTCATGTTGCAAGGCCTTCTGCCACTGTCGACCGAGCCGCACCCGGGAAGAGGGACGGTTGTAGACTATCAGCCTACCTTTACACTCGGTGGCTCACCAtcgccgacgccgcaggATGTCCAGCagtcttctccctctgctgcctctgtgAAGTCCTACGCCGTGCCCAGTTTCAGTAGCGATGCCCAGCGGCAGTCCTTGACTCGCTCCCCTTCCCGCCTGCGCTGCGGACTGCCGTCCCCACCTCACAGTGCCAGTGGCCCAGTCGGGGCACCGCCTGCACACACCCCGCACTCGTCAGGGGCGTGTCCTGCAAGCACGGCCCCGACTTGGGCGTGTACTTCAGTGTACACCCGCCACGGCGACGCGGCCGCGACCACTCCAGGTACATTTCGGCCCGCAGGTGCCGCTCCAGCGAAAGCGGTCCGCTCCATCACGACACGCGGTACTGCAGCGTCATCCCTAACCCCCAAAGCTGcacccccaccgccgccgccagtggCGCAGCAACCGTCGGCGCTAAGGACGACCCATGGGACAGcgccttcccctctgccTGTTCTCCGCCAGCAGTCGCATGATCCGCTCGGTGCGGGTGGGGCAGTCTCGCGGCCGACACCTCTGCCACAGGAATGTGCTGTCCCTAGCATGCGGGACAAGACTCGTAGGGAGACACACAGAAGGACATCGGTGAGAGCGGTGGACAGCACTGCCGCGGAGGCTGACGAGGCCGCCCCTCGTGCAACCTACACTCACCCCTCCAATGCTCGTTTTCTCAGCAATATGGGCCGCGACGCgtcatcctcctccatcatctctgccgcctcctcgagagagggtgccgctgctggctgGGCGTCCcgcgcagtggtgctggGCATTGACGCCCTGAATGTCCCCTCCGGCGTGCTGCCCGGTGCACTAGGCCGACAAGGggcagtgcgtgtgcagtCTATAGCACCCCTGCAGCTGGCAGAGCGCGCTGGCGTATGCCGCGGCGACATCCTACTTTCAGTGAATCATCACTCTGTCAGCAACTGCGAAGAGCTTCGGGCTGTGCTGGCAGCCGTGCCGGCGACGCAGCTCACGATTGCAGCGGAGCTCTACCGGGATACGATTGATCAGATAGTCTCCATCACACTCCAGCTGTAGAACGACACACGCCCACATACATGCATGAGCCTCATAGTGGCGACGAGAACAACGAGCCTGTCGAGAGCCATCCACCAGCCAATGGTGTCGAGGTTGCACAGGCAGCATACAATGCGCATCACCAGAGTAGAtgtcctctcccttccctctccataTCCCTTGTCCTACACGGTTAAGGAAATGGAGGTTGTTACACTCGTCATTGCCATACCCGCGTCActactcctctctctctcagctaCTCCTTCTCTTGTCTTTTCATCATCCGctcccctccgctgctgcgccgccatcaagtgcgtccctctcttcttcgtctttcGCAGGTCGTGGCCTtcttccgctgctgtgctgcacgcgTGACGTCTCCGTcattgccgccgcctcttcgtCGTGAGCCGGCGTGCTTTCCGTCTTCATCATCAGGGTGGCCGTCGCCTTGCAcgttggtgtgcgtgtgcgtgttgtacATCTCTCTGggccacccccctctctacgATGCCTACcaaaaagaaagaggtgaaggcAGAGGAGCCGCTCTTCGTGGACGAGGCGGGCCGCTACGTGCATGAAGTTGAGGGCGCCCGGTATAAGGGCGGAATACGGCGCTACGCGTGCCCAGCAGGCGCCGacgccactgccgcgtcaCCAGCCAAAAGTAGCCGCTCCAAGTCTGCCTCGTCGCCAGGCAAAGGGGGGGCCACATCACCACAGTCTACGACGAGCACGGCAGCGGTCAGTGACGCGCCAGTGTTTCGCCACGGCCGCGGCGTGTATACGTGTCCGTCCTTCACCTACACAGGCGACTGGGTCGAGGATGAGATGCACGGCAGTGGCCAACTCGCTTTCACGGAGTCTGGTAACGTCTACGAAGGCGAATTTTTCCACGGCTGCTTCTCTGGGCAGGGCACGTACCACTGGCGCAACGGGGCGATGTACTGCGGTGAATGGCGGGCAAATCGTATGCACGGCGAGGGAGTCTATACGGATGCCCAAGGGCATGTGTGGAAAGGGCGGTACTACAACGGCACTGGGCCGGGGCTCATTCGCCTGTACCCCACGCTGGAGCGTGTAGATGGCGCTGGTACATCGTCTCCTGCGCCGACTGCCATGAGTGCAGCTACTGCATCGGCGATCTCCTGAAGCGCACCTCAGCGTCAGGGGCCTGTCACCGAATTCGGCGTAGAACGAGTGGAAGCAAATGCGAGTACCTCATCTCGCGAGGTACACTAGGGCTAGTTGCGATCTTCGCCTCTGTCTGCcgctgtgtgggtgcgtgcctgcgctcccccctctaccTTCCTCCCCACGCTGGTGTGTCCTTGACGGACAAAGTACCAGCTGAGCAAAGTCAGTGCGAGCCACGTGAGTGGACGATTGCCCACGTGCATCACTGTGCAACTCCTCCTGCGGCCCTTTgtttcgcctctcctccccactctcTTGCCGGCGAGGACGATGTACAACTACGCGACTGGGTGGCGGCACGCGCCgaccccttccccaccctccccaAGAAAACGAGCCGCTCCAGTAGGGAGCGAGACTGCTGCGAATTTACGCGTTGAGGGCTTTCCGagctttgtgtgtgtgtgtgtgtgtgtgtatgcgcacCTCACCCCCCACCTGCATCCCCACGCCACCCATCCCCTTCCGCCCAGCCGCATAGACAACGGAACtttttgccccccccccctctctcccccctctctctcctgcccccctctccgtctcctAGAGTCCCTCTCTTACGAGCACGTGCTTGTCGGGgttgagagaggggggataTACAGTGGTGTtgaggaggtgcgcgtgaGGCTGTCGTCGCCCttggcctctctccctgtacccttctctctcaccacaACGCACTCTCGCGCTGATGCTGTGCCCCGGTTTGTTCACGTACTCTCCAATGggctcctctcctttttgtgtgtctttccccttctggtcttcctccacctctctgccCACATCCAACAGGCACACTCATAGCGGAgtccacctccctctctctctcttctccacacacaGCTGAGCACAACCGCATGCAGTCCACTACACAAacccctcaccaccactccaGGTACACATACACCAGAAGCAAAGTGAACCCCCCACTACAACAGCTGAGCATTGGCAGCACTCCTTCGGCACCCCTGCGTCACACCACTAATGCCCATCCACTCAAGCCGAGAGCGAGTCTAAGGTAGAGCCACGCCCTCAtccctttcacccccccctctctctcgctccgcGCGCAAGGCAAACTTACAGTGGCGGAAACAGAAACATCTAAGGCGTATCACGCAGAGCATGTGTGTAGCGACAACATCAATACCAAGGCTTTTTTCAGCCGCCTCTTTATCTGTGGGTGCATCGCCTCCTTTGAACATATCACGCGCGTTCGTGCATTTGCTGACAGGCAAGTCGCTGTGCACTACCAAGGTAGCTTGCGGGAGGCGAGAAAcactctttcctctttccccaccTTTCttaaccccccccccgacttGTAACCTCGACTCCGACCCCCTCGTGCATGTCTGCTCTTCCCTCAAACGGTGGTTTTCCTATTCTCGCTTCACACAGTACTCCTTCAAtttccttcgctgctgctatTGCACTTTGCCCTCTccgctgtttttcttttcatgTTTATCAAAGGCCATTGGGTGTGCTCAGATCTTGAAGAAGGAGCACCGCACTGACGCAAGCGCAGTGACGCACGGCATGATGCATGCACAGCGCGATTCCTCCAGAGAAACAGTAAGTACGCGGTCAGTGTACGCGTGCGTCCATGCCAGACATCTCGACAACAACAGTgttactctctctctctcttcacgtgCCCTTCTTTTGGTGATTTCACAGACTGTGTTATTGCGGCTGCTGGGCTTTTCTTGTCGTTCAGTGGTCTCCCACCTCCATCCAGCCACCCTCttccacgcacgcaccactCGAAACTCTTACTCGGTGACTAACTCACATCACGGTGGTCTTTGAGCTGCTTCTGAATTCGCTTATTTCTACTGGTGTGCTCGCCTCTCGTTTTacgctctctttccactACGCgcccactcactcactcacacacacactctctctctctctgtgactgcacgcgggtgtgtgtgtgtgggtgctgcAATCGTGTTTCGCTTACACTTCTCGTCCAGCAACACtaccaccccctctccctccatccTAACATCATCCCGCATTtcttccgtctctctctaGCGACGAAAATGCAGGCCAAGGGCGAGGCTACAATGCGCGACTTGATCGCGGAGCTGCATGCAATGCAGTCTCCTTACACAGTCCAGCGCttcatcagcagcggcagctacGGCGCTGTGTACGCCGGCGTCGATAGCGAGGGGATTCCTGTCGCCATCAAGCGCGTGTTCAACACTGTCTCGGATGGCCGCACGGTGAACATTCTGTCAGACTCATTCCTCTGCAAGCGCGTGCTCCGCGAGATTCGCTTGCTGAACCACTTCCACCACCCGAACATCCTAGGCTTGCGTGACATCTTTGTGCGCTTCGAGGAGCCGGCGATGCACAAACTTTATTTGGTGACGGAGCTGATGAGGACAGACCTGGCGCAGGTGATCCACGATCAGCGCATTGTCATCTCGCCGCAGCACATCCAATATTTCATGTACCACATCCTGCTTGGCTTGCACGTACTGCACGAGGCCGGCGTGGTGCACCGCGACCTGCACCCCGGTAACATCCTGCTTGCAGACAACAACGACATCACCATCTGCGACTTCAACCTCGCACGCGAAGACACGGCGGATGCAAATAAGACGCACTACGTGACCCACCGCTGGTACCGTGCGCCGGAGCTGGTCATGCAGTTCAAGGGCTTTACGAAGCTGGTGGATGTGTGGTCGGCGGGCTGCGTCATGGCGGAGATGTTCAACCGAAAGGCGCTGTTTCGCGGCTCCACCTTCTACAACCAGCTGAACAAAATTGTGGAGGTGGTTGGCACGCCCAAGATGGAGGACGTGGTCATGTTCAGCTCTCCCAGCGCCCGTGATTACCTTCGCAACTCGCTGTCAAACGTGCCGTGCCGGGCCTGGACGTCTGTTGTGCCCACGGCCGACCCGGTTGCCCTCGACCTAATTTCGAAGATGCTCGAGTTCAACCCTCAACGACGCATCAGCATGGAGCAGGCGCTCCGCCACCCGTACTTCGAGTCGCTCTTCGATCCACTGGACCTCACAGATGGGCTGAGCGAGCGATTCCATTTTGACGAGTCGGTGACAGAGGTGAGGGAAATGCACAAGATGTTTAATGCCGAGGTAGATCGCTTCAACAGCATGCGGCAGAAGCGTGAGGACGTGGCACGCGAGCGTGCCATGGCGGCGCAACAACAGGGTGACCAGGTGCTTGGTGCTGATCACATGCCTCGAACGCACAGTCTCATGGAGGTGGCGGGTAGCGCGCCAGCCCCGTCGTAATTTTGAGCATCGCCGCAGCGACCTATGACAAGGAGTGCATGTACGGACGTGCATGCTTGTGTGAGTGCGCCCACACACGTAGGGCTGTAGGAAACAACGCTCGATCGTGTCGTATGTGGCGTGCACGCGGAGACGGAAGGGGGCTGTGGcgtggcagcacagcgcgCGATACAACTAGCTGAAATGGAGTTGGTGATGGGTCTGCGGGGGGAGGTTTATGTGCTGTGCGCGGCAATAGACACGCGCGAGTGCGTCGGAGCGAATGAAGAAATGTGGGGAGAGGCGTTTGCACCGTGGGTGCCCAGGCGCGGATCAAGCTTTGCGGCCCCACGCGTGGTGTGGCAGGGAAGACGGGGGACTCACCAAGCAGTAGACAGGGGATGAAACAGACCCCATCGTACGCTATCGAAGACGTGTGTATTTGTGCTTGGACAGgcctcctttctccctctcttctttcatcttcttctcgttccccccccctgggATGTCTGCACGCCCTCTCCCTTAACTGACATCACTCGATGTCTCTTGAATCGTGTAGTAAAGGAAAACGCAGATGCGCAtcgtccttctcctttccctcatGAGACTGCGCCATTTGTTCTTGCTCACCCGCAGTCTGCGAAATCCATCCTCAgcgcatcatcatcatcaacGCAGCAACCGGGGAGGAAATACACTCGTCTTATTTCGTGTTTTGTTCGGCACTTCGCTTCTCGTTTCAATCACGCTTTGCGCGCTTACCGTAGTGATTTcgctctctgctgcagctgatgtgcTTCGCCTCGCTGTTCCTTTCGAAAGGTTAcaccctcccttctttctctctctcccccctctccttctccttttccttcctctctcctcatcaCTCCTCCGCTCAAATTCGGGAGTTACGCTGCttgcgtgtatgcgtgcgtgtgtggcttTGTCATCCTTCCTCACACCACCTCCCCCATACCGCTGCGTCttgccgcctcccctccctcgtcGCTCTTTTTGCCTTCCGCCCTTTCGCTCTTCAATAGCGAACATACAAAAAAcgttttttcccttcctttGCTCGACTTGTGCTTTAtcctctctcgcgctctctttcctgctccctcccctcctttctcttccctcccctccccccacccctgttGCTCGTGACACATacagcaggaggagagacgcactcgcggacacgcacacgcaccgatGCATacgcaagaggaggagcacctACAACTATGTGCCGGTGCCGAGTCAACCACGATTgttgtgcacgcgcgcgcgtgagtttttttctctccccctgttGAAATCGAATTGTGgcgctcgtcgtcgtcattgcGGAGCTTTggagagcacacacacacacacaccggagTGCActcgtgggtgtgtgcgtgcaagTGCGTGTCAGCGAGTGTCACTCCTCCAGTGAAGTTCTCCTTCAAttttctgttttgctgtTCTTGTGCTCGTCATCCCTCCGCCTGCCTTCGGTTCTCATCCTCTTCGTTCactgtccctctccccgcctcTTGACGATGTTCTCTCGATGTGGAGTGCGCACACCTGCGCTATGGAAAATCACATCACCTGAAAAAAGCGTGTGGACTATTTTGCCTGAGTGTCTCCTCGTCTCTTCCGGTGTTTTGggctgtctctctcgccttcaGCCTGCACGTTGGTCTTGTCGAAGACCCATGTAAACAAACGCAAACGCCGGCACACCCGCCATTCACCGGATCCTGGATAATATCGCCTGTGTAGCGTGCGCGCCTGCATTGATGTGCCATGCATTATCCAGAACATTAGTTAGCACCTTCTCGCTCAGATGTCGGCATCGGAGTGGGCATAAACATCAGAGGCACCCAAAGCGGAGCGTGTCTGCGtcccgctccctccctctttgc
Encoded here:
- a CDS encoding leucine-rich repeat protein, putative (TriTrypDB/GeneDB-style sysID: LpmP.10.0150) — protein: MVYPTYPSYSPLVEMDTAEVEMQRVLEEGSNTLYFSHHFNCTDVPPSIAALREQLEVLHVDNNYRFTTISPRVTALSKLRWLNASYCSLRSVDSSISRLSKLERLTLNNNMLTWLPLEMWQLKALEELHIGNNHLHVLPGCLLFLPRLRVLTLENNPLYTPEEVKGAAAATYVPAQRSVDCSACCIHSRYYEVFVAFHAIASHRDVPFVHFACSDECAAHVRTRLEAYDRDHLNRQ
- a CDS encoding hypothetical protein (TriTrypDB/GeneDB-style sysID: LpmP.10.0160), with translation MSAHLTEKDLFSALREYVSRLEVQYMIEEEVKKFQEKVLPRLLSEAFAAASHGATADQMASSPGPSTTPAPSHVTATPNIEWVQTFLKAHADDALSRRLPSMISHEVQRQLRSASGGAQTESSAQASSSSSRSPPRGEAVVATAAAQPRVGLPPLPPSPPRPSLTLPPEITIVSAETSSAKHQGDGNRNFTSLASTAHDEGRRQREQVLSAISDIEHQLKDVQRDINEVVHQQRLSRCRLEYLCEVLQGTDLFPAAETRPSSLCVALKQALDDRQADAVRARLAVMLQGLLPLSTEPHPGRGTVVDYQPTFTLGGSPSPTPQDVQQSSPSAASVKSYAVPSFSSDAQRQSLTRSPSRLRCGLPSPPHSASGPVGAPPAHTPHSSGACPASTAPTWACTSVYTRHGDAAATTPGTFRPAGAAPAKAVRSITTRGTAASSLTPKAAPPPPPPVAQQPSALRTTHGTAPSPLPVLRQQSHDPLGAGGAVSRPTPLPQECAVPSMRDKTRRETHRRTSVRAVDSTAAEADEAAPRATYTHPSNARFLSNMGRDASSSSIISAASSREGAAAGWASRAVVLGIDALNVPSGVLPGALGRQGAVRVQSIAPLQLAERAGVCRGDILLSVNHHSVSNCEELRAVLAAVPATQLTIAAELYRDTIDQIVSITLQL
- a CDS encoding hypothetical protein (TriTrypDB/GeneDB-style sysID: LpmP.10.0170), producing the protein MPTKKKEVKAEEPLFVDEAGRYVHEVEGARYKGGIRRYACPAGADATAASPAKSSRSKSASSPGKGGATSPQSTTSTAAVSDAPVFRHGRGVYTCPSFTYTGDWVEDEMHGSGQLAFTESGNVYEGEFFHGCFSGQGTYHWRNGAMYCGEWRANRMHGEGVYTDAQGHVWKGRYYNGTGPGLIRLYPTLERVDGAGTSSPAPTAMSAATASAIS
- the MPK10 gene encoding mitogen-activated protein kinase, putative (TriTrypDB/GeneDB-style sysID: LpmP.10.0180) yields the protein MQAKGEATMRDLIAELHAMQSPYTVQRFISSGSYGAVYAGVDSEGIPVAIKRVFNTVSDGRTVNILSDSFLCKRVLREIRLLNHFHHPNILGLRDIFVRFEEPAMHKLYLVTELMRTDLAQVIHDQRIVISPQHIQYFMYHILLGLHVLHEAGVVHRDLHPGNILLADNNDITICDFNLAREDTADANKTHYVTHRWYRAPELVMQFKGFTKLVDVWSAGCVMAEMFNRKALFRGSTFYNQLNKIVEVVGTPKMEDVVMFSSPSARDYLRNSLSNVPCRAWTSVVPTADPVALDLISKMLEFNPQRRISMEQALRHPYFESLFDPLDLTDGLSERFHFDESVTEVREMHKMFNAEVDRFNSMRQKREDVARERAMAAQQQGDQVLGADHMPRTHSLMEVAGSAPAPS